A window of Streptomyces sp. Je 1-332 genomic DNA:
GGACGACGTACACCTCCACGCTCAAGGACCCGGTGTCCTTCTCCCGCCGCACCTGTACTCCCGCGGAGCCCGGCGGAGTGCTGGGCAGACCGCGCCGCAGCACCGCCGACGACCGCAGCAGGTCCGCGAGGCCCGGCCGCAGGAAGGCGACACCCGGGGTGTCGAGCACCGCCTCTATGACGGCCTCCGCCACCACGCGCGCAACGTCTCGCTCGCTCATCGCCGCCGCCCTTCTGTGCTGTCGCCACCGGCGCCGTCGATGACATCGGCGATCGTCACGTCGACGAACGCGATCCGCATGCCCAGCTCGTCGTCCACCGCGTCGCGCACCCTGTCGCGTACGCGGTCCGCGACCTCCTGAAGATGCCACGTGAGCGGGACCTGCACCTCGATCCGGATCCTGACCGGCCCCCGCGCGAGGCGGCCCGCGGGCGCCGGGGGCGCGGGCTCGTCGAGCGGCCCGATGCGGCAGCTGCCCGCACGCACGCCCGGCAGTGACTCGGCCGCGGCCCGGACCGTCCTGGCCGCGGCGGCCTCGACGATCCACGTGTCCTCGTCCTCGTCGCCCAGGGGCAGCGTCCTTCCCGGCCGCAGTTCCAGTCGCACCACGTCCATGACACGCCCCGCGAG
This region includes:
- a CDS encoding Asp23/Gls24 family envelope stress response protein, which encodes MAMNGESGRDDEREAGFGVLPEDELLPCGRELSYVWEQHEAGVPDPHADGCPHCTEALNTLLRLEGIVTQARDTAPREQDTSALAGRVMDVVRLELRPGRTLPLGDEDEDTWIVEAAAARTVRAAAESLPGVRAGSCRIGPLDEPAPPAPAGRLARGPVRIRIEVQVPLTWHLQEVADRVRDRVRDAVDDELGMRIAFVDVTIADVIDGAGGDSTEGRRR
- a CDS encoding Asp23/Gls24 family envelope stress response protein; the encoded protein is MSERDVARVVAEAVIEAVLDTPGVAFLRPGLADLLRSSAVLRRGLPSTPPGSAGVQVRREKDTGSLSVEVYVVLHRGRRSLDVTREVRSATAKAVERVTGEPAVSGITVTVTGLV